One stretch of Paenibacillus sp. AN1007 DNA includes these proteins:
- a CDS encoding allantoinase yields the protein MEHYDLIIRGGSVVLPDRVTQVDIGVRDGKIAAIAAALEGEAIQEWDAAGQHVLPGMIDVHVHFSEPGREHWEGFTTGSAMMAAGGCTTFFDMPLNGIPSTVTEEALLEKAKIGSEKSLVDFGLWGGLVPGNEEDLQPLAASGVIGFKAFLSTTGNKEFEAVDDMTLLTGMKKIAALGKILALHSESAAITNWLKAEKETAGLVSADDYLETRPILAEVEAVERALYYSEITGCALHFVHISSASAVSRIEAAKARGMNVTVETCPHYLLYNHDSLREKGTIAKCAPPLREAEEQQRLISLLIEGKFDMLSSDHSPCPYEMKDPKDYNLFQAWGGISGGQFTLLSALELALAHSISLDHVAAWTASNPAARFGLADRKGSIAVGMDADFAIVNLNEPFTVTEDNYHAKHKQSLYMGHTFPSGVAGTIVRGHIVVRNGEVLTSIKEGSWQKP from the coding sequence ATGGAACATTATGATCTGATCATACGCGGCGGAAGTGTGGTGCTGCCGGACCGGGTTACGCAAGTGGATATCGGGGTGAGGGATGGAAAGATTGCGGCGATTGCCGCTGCATTAGAGGGGGAAGCTATACAGGAGTGGGATGCTGCCGGACAGCATGTGCTCCCGGGCATGATTGATGTACACGTGCATTTCAGCGAACCAGGCCGGGAGCACTGGGAAGGATTCACAACCGGATCGGCCATGATGGCCGCAGGCGGCTGTACCACCTTTTTCGATATGCCGCTCAACGGAATCCCCTCCACAGTCACGGAAGAAGCACTTCTGGAAAAGGCAAAGATCGGCAGTGAAAAATCGCTCGTCGATTTCGGCCTCTGGGGTGGACTCGTACCTGGTAACGAAGAGGATCTGCAGCCGTTAGCTGCATCTGGCGTCATTGGCTTCAAAGCCTTTCTGTCGACCACCGGCAACAAAGAATTCGAAGCCGTTGATGACATGACCCTGCTGACGGGTATGAAAAAGATTGCGGCCCTCGGTAAAATTCTCGCTCTGCATTCAGAAAGCGCGGCCATTACGAACTGGCTAAAAGCTGAAAAGGAGACGGCAGGGCTTGTCTCCGCCGATGACTATCTGGAGACACGACCGATCCTCGCGGAAGTGGAAGCCGTTGAGCGCGCACTTTACTACTCCGAAATTACAGGCTGCGCCCTGCATTTTGTTCATATCAGCTCTGCATCTGCCGTATCTAGAATCGAGGCAGCCAAAGCACGCGGTATGAACGTCACTGTGGAAACCTGTCCGCATTATCTGCTCTATAACCACGACAGCCTGCGGGAGAAAGGGACGATCGCCAAATGTGCCCCTCCACTGCGGGAAGCGGAAGAGCAGCAGCGGCTGATTTCTCTCCTGATCGAAGGTAAGTTCGATATGCTGTCTTCAGATCATTCACCCTGTCCTTACGAGATGAAGGACCCGAAGGACTACAACCTCTTCCAAGCTTGGGGCGGAATCAGCGGTGGACAATTCACGCTGCTCTCGGCACTCGAACTCGCACTGGCACACAGCATTTCACTCGACCATGTCGCAGCTTGGACTGCTTCAAATCCGGCAGCTCGCTTTGGCCTCGCAGATCGTAAGGGCAGCATTGCCGTCGGTATGGATGCAGACTTTGCCATCGTAAATCTGAATGAACCCTTTACCGTCACGGAAGATAACTATCATGCAAAGCATAAACAGAGTCTCTATATGGGTCACACCTTCCCTTCCGGTGTGGCAGGCACAATTGTCCGCGGACACATCGTTGTTAGGAATGGTGAGGTACTCACCTCTATAAAAGAAGGCAGCTGGCAAAAGCCTTAG
- a CDS encoding NCS1 family transporter, whose protein sequence is MSTNLAGQVLKQTQLHEEISVDDSLKPKRESERTIGAVPYMFMWIGDGVNLGNMTLGASLIVAGAATLNVLQTFVAAMIAIAIISVIFALNDRFGYRTGIPYVVQLRMSFGIKGSIISSFLRGVPAIVWYGFQSWVGATALNEIVKVLSGGSFDNIPVCFVLLQAVQIVLSLYGFHAIKWVETLASVVIMLALVYVFSILLNSHSTAITQNWVNAKGTWGLPFFAFIMVFLGNYAAIFLSAGDYSRELKSGMSDKKRSMLYFFPIVIAYGFVLTIGAMMAAATGISNPVKAFAVIVDNPYITVFVSAFIVIGAVAVNMVANIVPPAYVISLVTKLKYKASVTITGVLALCSFPWVLVQDSSAQGLNTFILIYSAFLGPIVAIMLVEYYILRKQKVNTAELYLDNGSFKGYNPSALIAMLIGAGAAFLLVDIGWIIGFMTAGLAYVLLSKFAFKGSSFKKGTIYE, encoded by the coding sequence ATGTCTACTAATTTGGCAGGACAAGTATTGAAACAGACGCAGCTGCATGAAGAAATCAGTGTGGACGACTCCTTGAAACCCAAAAGGGAGAGTGAGCGAACGATCGGAGCAGTTCCCTACATGTTTATGTGGATCGGGGATGGCGTAAACCTTGGTAACATGACACTTGGAGCCAGCCTCATCGTCGCCGGCGCTGCCACGCTCAATGTGCTTCAAACATTTGTGGCTGCGATGATTGCCATTGCAATCATTTCGGTGATCTTTGCTCTCAATGACCGCTTCGGTTATCGAACAGGCATCCCCTATGTCGTACAGCTGCGCATGTCGTTTGGCATCAAGGGGTCCATCATCTCCTCATTTTTACGCGGCGTGCCCGCTATTGTCTGGTACGGTTTCCAAAGCTGGGTCGGCGCAACAGCACTGAACGAAATTGTTAAAGTGCTTAGCGGAGGAAGCTTCGATAACATCCCCGTTTGTTTCGTCCTGCTGCAGGCGGTTCAGATCGTCCTGTCCCTTTACGGCTTTCACGCAATCAAGTGGGTAGAGACCCTTGCTTCCGTAGTCATTATGTTGGCACTGGTCTATGTATTCAGCATTCTGCTCAACTCTCACAGCACAGCAATCACTCAAAATTGGGTGAATGCAAAAGGCACATGGGGACTTCCATTCTTCGCTTTCATCATGGTATTCCTGGGTAATTATGCAGCCATCTTCCTAAGCGCAGGTGATTATTCCCGTGAACTGAAAAGCGGTATGAGTGATAAAAAGCGCAGTATGCTGTACTTCTTCCCGATCGTTATCGCTTATGGCTTTGTCCTGACCATCGGGGCGATGATGGCCGCAGCAACAGGCATCTCCAATCCAGTCAAAGCCTTCGCTGTTATTGTGGACAACCCCTATATCACTGTATTTGTTTCAGCCTTCATTGTCATTGGCGCTGTTGCTGTTAACATGGTCGCCAACATCGTTCCACCCGCTTACGTCATCTCGCTTGTCACCAAGCTCAAATACAAAGCATCCGTCACCATCACCGGCGTACTTGCCCTCTGTTCCTTCCCGTGGGTACTCGTACAGGATTCCTCGGCTCAAGGTTTGAATACGTTCATTCTGATCTACTCTGCTTTCCTCGGCCCCATTGTGGCGATCATGCTGGTCGAATATTATATCCTGCGTAAACAGAAGGTTAATACAGCAGAATTATACCTGGATAACGGCTCGTTTAAAGGATATAACCCAAGTGCCTTGATAGCCATGCTGATCGGGGCCGGAGCCGCCTTCCTGCTCGTTGATATCGGCTGGATCATCGGATTTATGACAGCTGGCCTTGCTTATGTACTGCTGAGCAAGTTCGCCTTCAAAGGCTCCTCATTCAAGAAAGGCACCATCTACGAATAA
- a CDS encoding fumarylacetoacetate hydrolase family protein, translated as MRVVTIEVSGQEQAALWTDQGVIPLTWVNGQFGTNWDTDLFALLQTNQFNELRRWYDHSGQEHLTSLPCLSGIDVCYRALYRHPGKIIGVGMNYWAKAIELSGRPPEDEPVIFLKPDTSLIGAGETIRLPDGAGQITAEAELAIVIGQTCRNIHEEEALSVIAGYTTSLDMTAKEIHARNPRFMQRAKSFDTFLSLGSSLSTPDEYRNLNDLEIETLHNGIVAHSNTVNRMIFSPAYLISFLSKVMTLHPGDVILTGTPGSVTIQAGDTVGCRIVGLKPLDNVVEG; from the coding sequence ATGAGAGTGGTAACGATTGAGGTTAGCGGCCAAGAACAGGCTGCTTTGTGGACAGATCAAGGTGTTATTCCGCTGACATGGGTAAATGGGCAGTTCGGCACGAACTGGGATACAGACCTCTTTGCTTTACTCCAAACAAATCAATTTAACGAACTCCGCCGCTGGTACGATCACAGCGGACAGGAGCATCTCACATCATTACCATGTCTATCAGGAATTGACGTATGTTATCGTGCGCTGTACCGCCATCCAGGAAAAATCATAGGTGTAGGCATGAACTACTGGGCCAAAGCCATTGAATTATCCGGACGTCCACCTGAAGATGAGCCCGTAATCTTTCTCAAGCCTGATACCTCACTGATTGGTGCCGGAGAAACGATTCGTTTACCGGATGGAGCAGGACAGATTACAGCCGAGGCCGAACTTGCGATTGTCATCGGGCAGACCTGCCGAAATATCCATGAGGAAGAGGCGTTAAGCGTCATCGCCGGTTACACTACCTCGCTTGATATGACAGCCAAGGAGATCCATGCTCGCAATCCCCGGTTTATGCAGCGTGCCAAAAGTTTTGATACCTTTCTGAGCCTTGGCTCCTCCCTCTCCACCCCTGACGAATACCGGAATCTGAACGATCTTGAAATCGAGACTTTGCACAATGGCATCGTCGCCCACAGCAATACCGTTAATCGCATGATTTTTTCTCCGGCATACTTGATTTCTTTCCTGTCAAAAGTGATGACGCTTCATCCGGGAGATGTCATTTTGACGGGTACGCCCGGATCCGTCACCATTCAAGCGGGCGACACGGTGGGGTGCCGGATTGTCGGACTTAAACCATTGGACAATGTGGTAGAAGGCTAG
- a CDS encoding amidase family protein codes for MLKTLHELAGWQPDHHTVMKLTESDKTLADWSAAFRVLQGLEIAQEHREWLTAESPTFGPGIAERFEWALSLEQSASRAEAELRARVRRKLVELLGEQGLMAIPTAPGPAPLLGLKGPEAEAYRAKTMQLSCIAGLAGLPQVTVPVFRPDGLALGLSFIGGANTDHKLLQWTAKQFTKEVQA; via the coding sequence TTGCTCAAAACGTTACATGAACTCGCTGGCTGGCAGCCAGATCACCATACAGTGATGAAGCTCACCGAATCTGACAAGACCTTGGCAGACTGGTCAGCCGCATTTCGTGTTCTTCAAGGGTTGGAAATTGCACAAGAACATCGCGAATGGCTGACAGCGGAAAGCCCGACATTTGGCCCAGGCATTGCAGAACGTTTCGAATGGGCACTTTCACTGGAACAATCCGCAAGCAGAGCTGAAGCCGAGCTGCGAGCTCGTGTCCGGCGCAAACTCGTTGAACTGTTGGGAGAACAAGGACTGATGGCGATTCCAACCGCACCAGGTCCAGCCCCGCTTCTTGGGCTGAAAGGTCCTGAGGCTGAGGCTTACCGTGCCAAAACAATGCAGCTCTCGTGTATCGCAGGCCTTGCCGGTTTACCTCAGGTTACCGTACCCGTGTTTCGTCCGGACGGGCTGGCATTAGGACTGTCTTTTATCGGCGGTGCAAATACAGATCATAAATTATTGCAGTGGACAGCCAAGCAATTCACAAAAGAGGTGCAGGCATGA
- a CDS encoding amidase family protein, whose translation MKLPDKKQAEVTPLHPKEKTDTLRSDPWGAYVNAGTRLQPIQSGLLNGLTFAVKDVFDIGGETSGAGNPDWLRTHSPAASTAPALLTLLENGAGLEGTTQTDELMYSLNGENAHYGTPINPLAPDRIPGGSSSGSAVAAAAGLADFAVGTDTGGSVRIPSSYCGLFGFRPTHGAVSAAGVIPLAPSFDTIGWMSRDARILLNAGTVLLKDRPEPPARSIPFQGKCQK comes from the coding sequence ATGAAACTTCCAGACAAAAAACAAGCGGAGGTAACCCCACTCCATCCGAAGGAAAAAACAGATACACTCCGCTCTGACCCATGGGGAGCATATGTGAACGCAGGAACCAGACTGCAGCCCATTCAGAGCGGCTTGCTTAACGGGCTGACTTTTGCAGTCAAAGATGTCTTCGACATCGGTGGAGAAACAAGCGGAGCAGGCAATCCCGATTGGCTTCGCACCCATTCCCCTGCGGCATCCACCGCTCCAGCCCTTCTTACTCTGTTGGAAAATGGTGCAGGCCTCGAAGGCACGACACAAACGGATGAACTGATGTACAGCCTGAACGGGGAGAATGCCCATTACGGCACACCGATCAATCCCCTTGCGCCGGATCGGATTCCAGGCGGCTCTTCCAGCGGCTCAGCCGTCGCAGCAGCAGCGGGTCTGGCCGATTTTGCTGTGGGAACAGATACTGGCGGTTCTGTACGCATCCCCTCTTCATACTGCGGCTTGTTTGGCTTCCGTCCTACGCATGGAGCAGTATCCGCAGCAGGGGTCATTCCACTTGCTCCAAGCTTCGATACAATTGGGTGGATGAGTCGGGATGCACGTATTTTACTCAACGCAGGCACTGTCCTGCTGAAAGATCGTCCAGAACCCCCTGCTCGCAGCATCCCATTTCAGGGCAAGTGCCAGAAATGA
- a CDS encoding uracil/xanthine transporter translates to MFKLNSLRSGIAGLQWLFFLFTNTVVIPITVGAAFALPQEKIQFLIQCSFVLTGIACVIQAGLGHRRAVMEGQSGLWWGVILSLSAAAPSLGISLPELGGSLAVGILISGVITILIGICGLAVPLSRLFTPGVMAVFMFLLGCRLNIIFLEGMLGISPGSSAETSAIQPAIFLTAAFVAVITAVLSAKAKPAIAQYALLIGILGGWMLQTAVFPDAGGTPGTGTLDMGWFPLGSPSTRLNAGVIAIAIIAGLINTSNTFGALKGTDHIYEQETSNKQYKRSFTISGVLAVISGLLGLVPYAPYVSSVGFLQQTRIRERLPFVIGGLLFAVIGLIPAVSSLLTQLPLSIGSAVLFVTYLRLLGSSLQYFGQIHMDAANLYRTAAPLFIGIIVMGLPSEFFITLPPLLRPLLGNGLLVGILLALALNQVRSRPHLSAMSPNLRAKGDQR, encoded by the coding sequence ATGTTTAAACTTAACAGTTTGCGCTCCGGGATCGCGGGGCTGCAGTGGCTATTTTTCTTATTTACCAACACGGTCGTTATTCCTATTACAGTCGGAGCAGCATTTGCACTACCTCAGGAAAAAATCCAGTTCCTGATCCAGTGCTCGTTTGTCCTCACCGGAATCGCCTGCGTAATCCAAGCAGGACTTGGACATCGAAGAGCCGTTATGGAGGGGCAGTCCGGATTGTGGTGGGGCGTCATTCTGAGCCTCAGCGCTGCCGCACCTTCACTGGGCATATCGCTGCCTGAACTGGGAGGCAGTCTGGCAGTCGGCATCTTAATCTCCGGGGTGATTACTATTTTGATCGGTATCTGCGGCCTCGCCGTCCCCTTATCCAGATTGTTTACACCAGGCGTCATGGCTGTATTCATGTTCCTGCTCGGCTGCCGGCTGAATATCATTTTTCTTGAAGGCATGCTCGGCATTTCACCAGGCTCCTCGGCGGAAACGTCCGCCATTCAGCCGGCCATTTTCCTGACAGCAGCATTCGTGGCTGTTATCACTGCGGTCTTATCAGCAAAAGCAAAACCAGCCATCGCTCAGTATGCACTGCTGATTGGCATTTTGGGCGGATGGATGCTGCAGACAGCAGTCTTCCCCGATGCAGGCGGAACACCCGGAACAGGCACACTTGATATGGGCTGGTTTCCACTGGGCAGCCCTTCAACCAGGCTGAATGCAGGCGTTATCGCAATTGCGATTATCGCTGGTCTGATTAACACTTCAAATACCTTTGGTGCACTGAAGGGAACAGATCATATATATGAACAGGAAACATCCAACAAACAGTATAAACGCTCCTTTACAATCAGCGGCGTGCTTGCTGTAATATCAGGTTTGCTCGGGCTCGTCCCTTACGCTCCTTATGTATCATCTGTCGGTTTTCTCCAGCAAACCCGGATTCGGGAGCGGCTTCCGTTTGTCATTGGCGGCCTGCTGTTTGCGGTGATCGGTCTGATCCCGGCTGTCAGCAGTCTGCTGACACAGCTTCCCCTCAGTATCGGAAGCGCTGTACTGTTCGTAACTTATCTGCGCCTGCTCGGCTCATCTCTCCAATATTTCGGACAGATTCATATGGATGCAGCAAATCTCTACCGGACAGCTGCACCTTTATTTATAGGCATCATCGTGATGGGCCTGCCTTCTGAATTTTTCATTACACTGCCTCCCCTGCTTCGTCCACTCCTTGGAAACGGGCTGTTGGTAGGCATTTTACTGGCATTAGCGTTAAATCAAGTCCGCTCCCGACCGCACCTGAGTGCGATGAGTCCTAATCTAAGAGCGAAAGGAGATCAACGATGA
- a CDS encoding alanine--glyoxylate aminotransferase family protein — protein sequence MTQYREIHTPLRTIMTPGPVEVDPRVLRAMATPILGQFDPEFTRMMNETMDMLRKTFQTKNKWAFPVDGTSRSGLEAVLCSLIEPGDKVLIPIFGRFGHLLTEIAERHGAEVHLMECSWGEVFDQQAVIDEVKRVQPKILAIVHGETSTGCMQPLDQIGPACRELGVLTVVDAVASIGGVPVKVDEWQLDAVIGGTQKCISVPSGMAPLTYNERVERILTSRKKVERGVALDSDHRDVAHPIRSNYFDLSQLQDYWGPRRLNHHTEATSMLYALREGLRILLEEGLEERFKRHKLHEQALMAGIRGMGLDLFNDTAWKLPVVTCVKIPAGIDGEAVRTTLLTQFGIEIASSFGPLHGQIWRIGTMGYSCRKENMLFVLSALEAVLIRHRAPIAIGRGVQEALDVYEQADSGAAAHN from the coding sequence ATGACACAATACCGGGAAATCCACACGCCATTAAGAACAATTATGACACCAGGACCCGTCGAGGTTGACCCCAGAGTGCTGCGGGCGATGGCAACCCCCATTCTGGGCCAATTCGATCCGGAATTCACTCGAATGATGAATGAAACGATGGACATGCTGCGGAAGACATTCCAAACGAAGAACAAGTGGGCTTTTCCGGTCGATGGTACTTCACGTTCCGGTCTGGAAGCCGTACTATGCAGCCTGATTGAACCTGGCGACAAAGTACTCATTCCCATATTCGGGCGATTTGGACATCTGCTGACTGAAATAGCCGAACGCCATGGTGCAGAAGTTCATCTAATGGAGTGTTCTTGGGGAGAAGTATTTGACCAGCAGGCGGTGATCGACGAGGTCAAACGGGTTCAGCCGAAAATTTTGGCAATCGTACACGGCGAAACGTCAACTGGCTGCATGCAGCCGCTGGATCAGATCGGCCCAGCCTGCCGGGAGCTCGGTGTACTGACCGTAGTTGATGCCGTTGCTTCCATTGGCGGCGTACCCGTCAAAGTGGATGAATGGCAGCTTGACGCCGTAATTGGCGGCACACAGAAATGCATATCCGTGCCCTCCGGCATGGCGCCACTGACCTACAATGAGCGGGTAGAACGTATTCTGACCAGCCGAAAAAAAGTAGAGCGCGGCGTCGCACTCGATAGTGACCATCGCGATGTCGCCCATCCGATCCGCAGCAACTATTTTGATCTGAGCCAGCTGCAGGACTACTGGGGACCACGCCGTTTGAATCACCATACCGAGGCAACATCCATGCTGTACGCCCTGCGTGAAGGGCTGCGCATTTTGCTGGAGGAAGGTCTCGAAGAACGTTTCAAGCGCCACAAACTGCATGAACAAGCACTCATGGCAGGCATTCGCGGCATGGGACTTGACCTGTTCAACGATACAGCCTGGAAGCTCCCGGTCGTCACCTGTGTCAAAATCCCGGCAGGTATTGATGGTGAGGCAGTACGTACGACACTGCTGACCCAGTTCGGCATTGAGATCGCCAGTTCCTTTGGCCCGCTGCACGGTCAAATCTGGCGAATTGGCACCATGGGCTACAGCTGCCGTAAGGAAAACATGCTGTTCGTTCTGTCCGCACTCGAAGCTGTACTTATTCGGCATCGCGCGCCGATTGCCATCGGGCGTGGAGTGCAGGAAGCTCTTGACGTGTACGAACAAGCAGATTCAGGTGCAGCGGCACATAATTGA
- the allC gene encoding allantoate deiminase, whose protein sequence is MIEQSKPSALSKQIEDMVEWLASYGKDTSGGVTRLLYDPAWRAAQEAIQAKIKHLGLSAHYDDVGNLFGRLSGRDPEAKVILTGSHIDTVIGGGKYDGAYGIIAALIAVEYLLTHHGLPLKPIEVVSLCEEEGSRFPMTYWGSGSITGAKSREAVRSIQDADGIPFEQAMHEAGFGLGLYPQPERKDLECFIELHIEQGQVLEREKKSIGLVSHIVGQRRYNITVYGESNHAGTTPMHWRRDAMFTSAELIRILMHRAQADESGLVATVGRMEVTPNVGNVIAREVTFSLDVRHRDAETIQTFCEACFSEFDAIAIKHGTQVVYRNWMDEPPVPMDCTLTQAAENILKDRNISYQMMTSGAGHDSQIFGTYCPTGLLFVPSQGGISHSPAEFTHTEDLQRGVQLLIDLLYKLAY, encoded by the coding sequence ATGATCGAACAATCGAAACCTTCTGCCTTGTCTAAACAGATCGAAGATATGGTCGAATGGCTGGCTTCGTATGGAAAAGACACAAGCGGCGGTGTGACCCGTTTGCTCTACGACCCGGCCTGGAGGGCAGCTCAGGAAGCGATCCAGGCCAAAATAAAACATCTCGGTTTATCCGCACATTATGATGATGTGGGCAATTTATTCGGACGTCTCAGCGGCCGTGATCCCGAAGCAAAAGTAATATTAACCGGTTCTCACATCGATACCGTGATCGGCGGGGGCAAGTACGACGGAGCCTACGGTATTATCGCTGCACTCATTGCTGTGGAATATTTGCTGACACATCACGGTCTGCCGCTTAAACCGATTGAAGTCGTATCTCTATGTGAAGAAGAAGGCAGCCGCTTCCCCATGACTTATTGGGGTTCAGGCAGTATAACAGGAGCCAAAAGTCGCGAGGCGGTTCGCAGCATTCAAGATGCAGATGGAATACCATTTGAACAGGCGATGCACGAGGCAGGCTTCGGACTCGGATTATACCCGCAGCCAGAACGCAAAGACCTGGAGTGTTTTATTGAACTCCATATCGAGCAGGGCCAGGTGCTTGAACGGGAAAAGAAATCCATCGGACTCGTAAGCCACATCGTTGGACAGCGCCGCTATAACATTACGGTATACGGCGAGAGTAATCACGCCGGAACAACCCCCATGCATTGGCGCCGTGATGCCATGTTCACCTCGGCTGAGCTGATCCGGATATTGATGCATCGCGCCCAAGCGGATGAAAGCGGGCTGGTGGCTACAGTCGGACGCATGGAAGTTACACCGAATGTAGGGAATGTCATTGCACGCGAAGTGACCTTTAGCCTGGATGTCCGCCACCGAGATGCGGAGACGATCCAGACATTTTGCGAAGCTTGCTTCAGCGAATTCGATGCCATCGCAATCAAGCACGGGACACAGGTCGTGTATCGTAACTGGATGGATGAACCTCCGGTGCCGATGGACTGCACGCTGACACAAGCTGCGGAAAATATTTTAAAAGACCGAAATATATCGTACCAGATGATGACCAGCGGAGCAGGTCACGACTCACAGATTTTTGGGACGTATTGTCCCACAGGCTTGCTGTTCGTCCCCAGCCAAGGCGGAATCAGTCACTCTCCTGCGGAATTTACCCATACGGAAGATTTACAGCGAGGAGTGCAGCTGCTGATCGACCTGCTGTATAAGCTAGCATACTGA
- a CDS encoding PucR family transcriptional regulator ligand-binding domain-containing protein, with translation MMKMNELLKLPIFHGTIVMGGGSGLNREVHTVNMMDAPDIIPYLKRNELLITTAFHFKDDLEALLELIREMGLQECAGLGIKSKRFLGTIPESAVQLASELELPLMELPVDPSLGDIVNKALSHILDVRTTELHNAIQTHRQFTQQIMSGQGIPKLLDQLSSLLRLPVFLLGPYLQPMYGRMASHTAVQLETLLSGGGRLHAEPSTFLTFSLLGEERETLTLFPVYTHRQLHYLCISGFISTSERSNILTIEQAANVIAFELMKDNALKQNRRRIQNEFFTNFIGGVFSSSEEIVSRAREFGMSGDQRYLCAVGKLGGRDRTTSFMQYKAEQDQIAEYLQGELGHFHTPIYLFTHDQSYILLMTLTEEWEAVRPLFVELLERLQHKTGAYYDSELSFGLSSYAQPLTQVPLAYKEANEALYFGSITGKTRFIELYQPKEVSEMLRLIPQEHLRKFYSDTMQGFEDETIKDHHMLLHTLSVYLETHCHLAETAKRLYIHRNTVIYRLEKCEEIIGRSLKDPEETLRLRMAFRIKALLPEEGKAGW, from the coding sequence ATGATGAAAATGAATGAACTGCTGAAGCTGCCTATATTTCATGGGACAATCGTTATGGGAGGAGGCAGTGGTCTGAACAGGGAAGTTCACACGGTAAATATGATGGATGCTCCGGACATCATTCCTTATTTGAAGCGAAATGAGCTGCTGATTACAACAGCTTTTCATTTTAAGGATGATCTGGAGGCTTTGCTTGAACTGATTCGTGAGATGGGGCTCCAGGAATGTGCGGGACTTGGGATCAAAAGCAAACGATTTCTCGGGACCATCCCTGAATCAGCGGTTCAGCTCGCGAGCGAGTTGGAACTGCCTCTAATGGAGCTGCCTGTCGATCCTTCGCTAGGCGATATTGTCAACAAAGCGTTGAGTCATATCCTCGATGTGCGAACAACCGAGCTGCATAATGCTATACAGACTCATCGACAGTTCACCCAGCAGATTATGAGCGGCCAAGGGATACCGAAGCTGTTAGATCAGCTGTCCTCGCTGCTGCGACTGCCTGTGTTTCTGCTGGGCCCATATCTGCAGCCCATGTACGGCCGAATGGCTTCGCATACCGCTGTGCAGCTTGAAACGCTGTTATCCGGCGGAGGGCGTTTGCACGCCGAACCGTCAACTTTCTTAACATTCTCCCTGCTGGGTGAAGAGCGTGAGACATTGACCTTGTTTCCGGTGTACACCCATAGACAGCTGCATTACCTCTGTATTTCCGGCTTTATATCCACGTCTGAACGTTCCAACATTCTAACCATTGAGCAGGCGGCGAATGTGATTGCCTTTGAATTGATGAAGGATAATGCGCTGAAGCAAAATCGGCGCCGTATCCAGAATGAATTTTTTACAAATTTCATAGGGGGAGTATTCTCGAGCAGTGAGGAGATCGTGAGCAGAGCACGGGAATTCGGAATGTCAGGTGACCAGCGGTACCTCTGTGCAGTCGGTAAGCTGGGCGGCAGGGATCGCACGACTTCATTCATGCAGTACAAGGCAGAACAGGATCAGATTGCCGAGTATCTTCAAGGAGAACTTGGTCACTTCCATACCCCGATCTATCTGTTTACCCACGATCAATCCTACATCCTGTTGATGACGCTGACGGAGGAATGGGAGGCGGTCAGACCTTTATTTGTGGAGCTGCTGGAACGTCTGCAGCATAAAACTGGTGCGTATTACGATTCGGAACTGTCTTTTGGTCTCAGCAGCTATGCTCAGCCCCTTACCCAAGTTCCTTTAGCTTATAAAGAAGCCAATGAAGCTCTCTATTTTGGAAGCATCACCGGTAAAACGCGTTTTATCGAATTGTATCAGCCTAAGGAAGTATCTGAAATGCTGCGTCTGATCCCTCAAGAACATCTGCGGAAATTTTATAGCGATACGATGCAGGGATTTGAGGACGAAACGATTAAGGATCACCATATGCTGCTCCATACGCTGTCCGTATACCTGGAGACGCACTGCCACCTTGCCGAGACAGCCAAACGGCTGTATATTCACCGGAATACTGTGATTTATCGACTGGAAAAGTGTGAAGAGATCATCGGCCGCAGCTTGAAAGATCCGGAAGAAACACTGCGTCTTCGGATGGCATTCCGAATCAAGGCACTTCTGCCCGAAGAAGGAAAAGCCGGGTGGTGA